CGGGTGCAGGGTTTGCAGGCGATGGATGGAATCCCACAGCATGGTTTCCATTTGTTCGTTTTTCGGCGGGAAAAATTCGAATGAAACGTTGATATCGCCTTTTAAATCGGAAAGGCTGTGATTTAATGCGTTAATTTCTCGAGCGTGATTCATGGTTATGCACCTTCTGCATATCTTTTATTCGTTGTCAGACTGCATAATAAATTTGAGGTCAGTATGAGTCAATTTCGAAATTTTCCGAAATTGTATGAATAGATTTAATAAAGGCCTCAGGCCGTCTGAAAAACAGCCTGAGGTCTTGTTTGATGTAATGGAAGAAAGATTATTCTGCTTCATCTATCCATGCTTGTTGCACGGCTTCGAGAATACGCTCGCCGCAACGTGCTGGGTCATCGTCAAATTCAGGCAAAGCCATAATTAAATCACGCAGTTGGGTAAAGCGTACGGTTTTCGGATCGATGCTGTCGCCGTGTAGGTCGTAGAGTTCTTCGGCGATGCGTTGGGTATCTGTCCATTTCATGATGTGTTCCTTTTTTGGGTTTGGGCTATTGGTAATTATTTTAATCAAGAAGCAGGTGGACTGCTAGATTGTTTTACTGCAGATGCGGATATAAATAATGTGGGTATTTTTTAACAAAATAGCATATTTGCGTTAAAATACGGCACGACACTTAAAAACTACGGCACATTCGCTTTGAATTTGCCGTTTTATATATTTTATTCCGTTTTGAATGATGGTTTGCGCATGAATAATTTACATTATTCCAATGCAACCAAATCATCTGGAACGGCTCTTAATACGAAATCCATCACGTAAAAATAAAAGGAAAAATGATGAATAACGCACTCAACGCCAAATTGTCCAAGCTCATTTACGCGCTTGCTTCAGATGATCCGGAGTATCTGTCGAAAGCAGGCGCATTTGACCGTTTGCTACTGTTGGTTCGCGAACTTTATCGGATGCTGGACGAAACAGAAGGTTTGAAGCAACTTGTGTTCCGCCTGTATTACGGTAAGCACTATGGCTTAATTAAACTGGATGCCGCTTCACCCAATGACGATGCAGGCGCATTGAGGTTGAAACGTTGGATGGTTTATTCGCGTATCGCAGAGCGTATCGAAAATTGCGGCAAGCATTTGTCGGTCGTGCTTGAAGATGTGGTGTTGGAAAATGGCGCGGACAAATCTCATTATATAGATGAAGCCAATGCCATTATCGAGCGTTTCGGTTTGGTAAGGGATGAGGCTGCACTTTCGGCCATCGAGGCAGAGGAGGCGTTGAAAACAGAGCAAGAGTTGCAGGCGACAAGCGAGCCTCAAAAATCTGCTCCTAAGCATCACGGCAATATGCATCAAATCAGAATTCAAGAAAAAATCGAAAATTATTCTGCTACTCAGAAGGTGGCTGCTATGCAGATTTCGCGTATGCGTTTTATTTTTCCTCATATCGAATAATTTGGGATGTAATGAAAAGGCCGTCTGAAACCATAACGCACATGGTTTCAGACGGCCCTTTTTCATTAAATCTCGTTTTAATGGTCTTCGCGAGCGTGGTTGATGGTGTATTTGGGGATTTCCACCACCAAATCTTCATCGGCAACGACCGCCTGACAGCTCAAACGTGAATCAGCTTCCAAACCCCATGCTTGGTCGAGTAGGTCTTCTTCCAATTCGGTCGGTTCTTCCAGGCTGTCAAAACCTTTGCGGATAATCACGTGGCAGGTGGTGCAGGCACATGATTTTTCGCAGGCATGATCGACTTCGATGTCGTGGTCGAGCAGTACGTCAAGGACAGTTTGGCCTTCCGGTGCGTCTTCGATAACCGCGCCTTCGGGGCATAATGTCGCGTGTGGGAGTACGGTAATTTTTGGCATTTTTATTGTCTCGGTTGTTTAAGAGTGGTTGTGGTTAAAGCGGCTTCAGACGGCCTTGGGTATTCAATATTCAGGCCGTCTGAAAAATGGGTTTATAACATGATGCCTTTACTTCTTAAATTTTCCAGACATTCGTCCAAGTAGGCATCATCATGTTCGGCATAAATCGGCGAAGTGGCTGTTTCAGCTGCGTGTGTGTGGTATGGGGCAACGGCTTTGCCGCGATACAACGGGTCTTTCTATAAAACGTCAGGCTTGTAACCGCGCCTTCCCATCTCTTCCATAATCAATGCGTGATACAGATAGAGCTTGTAAGGCGAATGGGTGAAGACATAATTTACCGTCGCATGCGGCCTGCCCCAACCCGCTCCGCGAAGCGCGGCGCATTCGCGGTGTTGCCCCAAAAGCTGGGCGCGGGGGAGTAGCGGGATGAGGGTTTGGTGCCAGAGTCTCATAAAAGAAATCGTTTCGGTTTTTGGGTATTAGATAGACGACCTTTGTATCTTTCGAGGCCGTCTGAAACTGTTTAGGCATCAAATATTATCAACGCTTTGCCCTGTCAGCGCGCGTTGGATATTACGGTTCATGCGTTTGGCGGCGAAGTTGTCGGTGCTGTGGCTGAGTTTGGCAACGGCGGCACGGATATCTTCGGCTTTGCCGTCTTTCAGACGACCTTGTAAAGCAGCAATGTCTTGTTGAATCTGTTGCAATTCTTCGGCTT
Above is a genomic segment from Neisseria subflava containing:
- the fdx gene encoding ISC system 2Fe-2S type ferredoxin — protein: MPKITVLPHATLCPEGAVIEDAPEGQTVLDVLLDHDIEVDHACEKSCACTTCHVIIRKGFDSLEEPTELEEDLLDQAWGLEADSRLSCQAVVADEDLVVEIPKYTINHAREDH
- the iscX gene encoding Fe-S cluster assembly protein IscX yields the protein MKWTDTQRIAEELYDLHGDSIDPKTVRFTQLRDLIMALPEFDDDPARCGERILEAVQQAWIDEAE